The following is a genomic window from Streptomyces chrestomyceticus JCM 4735.
CCAGACGCCGGACGCCCGCCTCACCGGCGTCGATCAGCAGCTCGGGGCCACCGTGCTCGTACAGCAACTGACGGCAGCGGCCGCACGGCACGAGCAGTTCGCCCCGGCCGTCCACGCAGGTGAACGCGGTCAGCCGGCCGCCGCCGGTGGCGGCCAGCGCGGAGACCAGACCGCATTCGGCGCACAGGCCCAGTCCGTACGAGGCGTTCTCCACGTTGCAGCCGACGACCGTACGGCCGTCGTCCACCAGGGCCGCGGCGCCGACCGGGTAGCCGGAGTACGGGGCGTACGCCCGGGACATCGCGTCCCGGGCCGCCGCGCGGAGCCGCTCCCAGTCCGCCGGCGCCGGACCGTCGCCGCTCAGGCCATCGTTCATCCGGCCATCGTGCGTCATGTGCCCTGCCCCCGCCGGTACGGCTTGCCGTTGGCCTTCGGGGGCCGCAGCCGCTGCGCGAACAGCGCCAGCACCAGCAGCGTGGCGATGTACGGGCTGGCCTCGACGAGCTCCAGCGGCACCACGTCCGTGAGGAAGTACCACAGGACGAGGAGGACCGCCGCGGCACCCGCGACCGCCGCCTGGGTGCGCTTGGCGGCGCGCAGCCGCAGCAGCGCGAGGACGGCGAGCAGTGCCGCCAGGCCGAGCAGCAGCGCGTGCACGGTCGGGCCGCCGCTGCGCAGTTGCATGGCGTCCATGAAGCCGAACAGGCCCGCGCCCATCGCGACGCCGCCGGGCCGCCAGTTGCCGAAGATCATCGTGGCCAGGCCGATGTAGCCGCGGCCGCCGGTCTGCCCGTCCTGGAAGAAG
Proteins encoded in this region:
- a CDS encoding cytidine deaminase gives rise to the protein MNDGLSGDGPAPADWERLRAAARDAMSRAYAPYSGYPVGAAALVDDGRTVVGCNVENASYGLGLCAECGLVSALAATGGGRLTAFTCVDGRGELLVPCGRCRQLLYEHGGPELLIDAGEAGVRRLDDLLPDAFGPQHLAR